One window of Nymphaea colorata isolate Beijing-Zhang1983 chromosome 1, ASM883128v2, whole genome shotgun sequence genomic DNA carries:
- the LOC116245934 gene encoding uncharacterized protein LOC116245934: MAGIKGSTRKRERATGDSHRNPSLEQGTKAEADDPFDREFSSDIKGIISALQQIKDKAQRDSQKKTEETISSLASDIKSMVDEAKQKIDKDRQNFLKALMKSSKECENSLKDEASKFQALDDKFCKERTQHLQAFQNIFSKYEDEKEKLFVRYEQQRKKEKAMLANLEKACGDKIAAAECSLKKKKQDDKSFSILRKSLGSFLGGSSDDEYPPEEDE; the protein is encoded by the exons ATGGCGGGGATCAAAGGGAGCACCAGGAAGCGAGAGAGAGCAACTGGCGATTCTCATCGGAATCCGTCGCTGGAGCAAGGAACGAAGGCGGAAGCCGACGATCCGTTCGATCGCGAATTCTCAAG TGATATAAAGGGGATCATCTCAGCGTTGCAGCAGATCAAAGATAAGGCACAGAGGGACAGTCAGAAGAAAACGGAGGAGACTATCTCCAG TCTGGCCTCAGATATCAAGTCGATGGTTGACGAGGCTAAACAGAAGATTGACAAGGATAG GCAAAACTTTTTGAAAGCTCTGATGAAGAGTTCAAAGGAG TGCGAGAACTCGTTGAAGGATGAGGCATCCAAATTTCAAGCACTTGATGACAAGTTCTGCAAGGAAAGAACCCAACATTTGCAGGCTTTTCAAA ATATATTCTCCAAATACGAAGATGAAAAGGAGAAGCTATTTGTCCGATACGAACAACAGA ggaaaaaggaaaaggctaTGTTAGCTAACCTTGAGAAGGCCTGTGGAGACAAGATTGCAGCAGCTGAGTGTTCGcttaagaagaaaaagcag GACGATAAATCTTTCAGCATTTTGCGGAAATCTCTGGGATCCTTCTTGGGAGGTTCGTCTGATGATGAGTATCCACCGGAAGAAGATGAATGA
- the LOC116256751 gene encoding long chain acyl-CoA synthetase 9, chloroplastic, with amino-acid sequence MKNYLVGILVPLLFSLVLRNKRKQKQRGVPIDAGEEVGFAVRNCRFEFPVETAWNGILTIAALFERSCNLYESKNFLGTRSFISRETEVTEDGRSLERLHLGEYEWLSYGEVFERVCNFASGLVELGHRREERAAIFADTRAEWLIALQGCFRQNITVVTIYASLGEHALAHSLNETEVSTVICGRKELKKIVGINGQLDTVKRIIYMHDEGFPDEVSSVERGTGWTLASFSDVERLGRKSPVDADLPVSADIAVIMYTSGSTGLPKGVMMTHGNIVSTVSAVMSIIPGLGSKDSYLAYLPLAHILEMAAEVFICAVGAAIGYGSPLTLTDTSNKIKKGTKGDASVLGPTLMTAVPAILDRVRDGVRRKVDAKGGLSKRLFDIAYSRRLSAINGSWFGAWGLEKMLWNLLVFRKVQAVLGGRVRFLLSGGAPLSGDTQRFINICLGAPIGQGYGLTETCAGGTFSEYDDSSVGRVGAPLPCSFIKLVDWPEGNYLTRDSPMPRGEIVIGGPNVTLGYFKNKEKTDEVYKVDERGMRWFYSGDIGQFHPDGCLEIIDRKKDIVKLQHGEYVSLGKIEAALIASPYVDNIMLHADPFHSYCVALVVPFAQPLEDWAEKQGLLYTDLTDLCQNEECIKEVHASLVKAAKNMRLDKFEIPTKIKLLPDAWTPESGLVTAALKLKREVIRKAFAKDLTDLYA; translated from the exons atgaaaaactaTCTTGTTGGTATTCTTGTGCCTCTTCTATTTTCACTTGTTCTCCgaaataagaggaagcaaaagcAACGTGGTGTGCCTATTGATGCTGGGGAAGAAGTTGGTTTTGCAGTGAGAAACTGCCGTTTTGAGTTTCCTGTTGAGACAGCATGGAATGGCATTTTGACAATTGCTGCCTTGTTTGAACGTTCGTGCAATCTATATGAAAGCAAGAACTTCCTTGGCACTCGAAGCTTCATTTCTAGGGAGACAGAAGTAACTGAAGATGGAAGGTCCCTTGAGAGGCTTCATCTAGGAGAATATGAGTGGCTTAGCTATGGTGAAGTATTTGAACGTGTATGCAATTTTGCATCTGGATTGGTTGAGCTTGGTCATAGAAGGGAAGAGCGTGCAGCCATCTTTGCTGATACACGTGCTGAGTGGCTTATTGCTCTTCAG GGATGCTTCAGGCAAAATATTACTGTTGTGACAATTTATGCTTCACTTGGAGAACATGCTCTAGCACACTCACTGAATGAG ACGGAGGTGTCTACTGTAATCTGTGGTCGTAAGGAGCTGAAAAAGATAGTAGGCATAAATGGTCAACTTGACACGGTGAAACGTATTATTTATATGCATGACGAGGGCTTTCCTGATGAAGTCTCATCGGTGGAAAGGGGTACTGGCTGGACCTTAGCATCATTCTCCGACGTTGAGAGACTGGGGCGTAAAAGCCCTGTTGATGCAGATCTGCCTGTTTCAGCTGATATTGCAGTTATAATGTATACAAGTGGTAGCACTGGCTTGCCAAAG GGAGTAATGATGACTCATGGAAACATTGTATCAACAGTTTCAGCTGTGATGTCAATTATTCCAGGCCTTGGAAGCAAAGATTCTTATTTGGCATACCTCCCTCTTGCCCATATTCTTGAGATGGCTGCTGAG GTTTTCATTTGTGCGGTTGGGGCTGCTATAGGATATGGATCCCCTTTGACACTCACTGATACTtcaaacaagataaaaaaaggaacaaaaggtGATGCATCAGTATTGGGTCCAACACTTATGACTGCTGTACCAGCAATACTTGATCGTGTTCGAGATGGTGTGCGGAGAAAG GTTGATGCCAAGGGTGGACTATCAAAGAGGTTATTTGATATTGCATACAGCCGGAGGTTGTCTGCAATTAACGGCAGTTGGTTTGGTGCATGGGGCCTTGAGAAAATGCTATGgaatttacttgtttttagaAAGGTTCAAGCAGTTTTAGGTGGTCGTGTTCGGTTTTTACTTTCTGGAGGCGCCCCACTTTCTGGAGATACACAGAGATTTATTAATATATGCCTTgg GGCTCCAATTGGACAAGGCTATGGCCTCACTGAAACTTGTGCAG GTGGAACTTTTTCTGAGTATGATGATTCATCTGTTGGTCGTGTTGGTGCACCACTACCATGTTCATTTATTAAG TTGGTTGATTGGCCTGAAGGTAACTATTTAACAAGAGACTCACCAATGCCACGGGGGGAAATAGTTATTGGAGGGCCCAATGTTACTTTGGGATATTTTAAGAATAAGGAGAAAACAGATGAAGTTTACAAG GTCGATGAAAGAGGAATGCGGTGGTTTTACAGTGGAGATATAGGACAGTTTCACCCTGATGGTTGCCTTGAGATCATTGACCGTAAAAAGGATATAGTAAAGCTACAACATGGAGAATACGTGTCCCTTGGCAAG ATTGAGGCAGCTCTGATAGCAAGCCCGTATGTTGACAACATCATGCTGCACGCTGATCCTTTTCATAGCTACTGTGTGGCTCTTGTGGTTCCCTTTGCACAACCCTTGGAGGATTGGGCAGAAAAACAGGGACTTTTATATACAGATTTAACAGACCTGTGCCAGAACGAAGAATGCATAAAAGAAGTCCATGCATCTTTGGTGAAG GCTGCCAAGAACATGCGTCTTGACAAGTTCGAAATCCCAACTAAGATCAAGTTACTCCCAGATGCATGGACTCCTGAATCTGGCCTTGTCACTGCAGCTCTCAAACTCAAACGAGAAGTCATCCGGAAGGCCTTTGCTAAGGACCTTACCGACCTATATGCGTAG